A single region of the Methylocystis echinoides genome encodes:
- the greA gene encoding transcription elongation factor GreA: MSSAFTKEQEDDNPREDLPDRPVSPHRNLVTSEGLQQIDDALTRLHGEIEKATAADDHHALAMAQRDLRYWTARRASAEIVQPIKDHAHVRFGHRVVVKLEGGETRVFRLVGEDEADPAKGLIPYVAPLAQALMGKSVGDKVEVIHHSATIVEIG, encoded by the coding sequence ATGAGTTCGGCTTTCACCAAGGAACAGGAAGACGACAATCCTCGCGAGGATCTTCCCGATCGCCCGGTCAGTCCGCACCGCAATCTCGTGACGTCGGAGGGCCTGCAACAGATCGACGACGCGCTGACGCGGCTGCATGGCGAGATCGAGAAGGCCACGGCGGCCGACGACCATCACGCCCTCGCCATGGCGCAGCGCGACCTGCGCTACTGGACCGCGCGGCGCGCCAGCGCAGAGATCGTGCAGCCGATCAAGGATCACGCGCATGTGCGCTTCGGCCATCGCGTTGTCGTGAAGCTAGAGGGCGGCGAGACGCGGGTGTTTCGCCTCGTGGGCGAGGACGAAGCCGATCCGGCCAAGGGGCTCATCCCCTATGTGGCGCCGCTCGCGCAGGCGCTGATGGGCAAGAGCGTCGGCGACAAGGTCGAGGTCATCCACCATAGCGCCACCATCGTCGAGATCGGCTGA
- a CDS encoding ParA family protein has translation MRIIAFVTQKGGAGKSTLASSVAVTASSAGERVAVIDLDPLQTLVTWSATRNDSISVEHAPPAKLKTLLAALEKKGVTLVVIDAPGQGGEETLAAIRAADLCIIPARPNAFDLWASEKTRAQVKEARADYAFLLNQCPPSQQTARVELGAKALQAIGGLLAPLVSARVDYQEAARLGLGVTEYNPDGVAALEMKELWASIKRRLRRAAKQPEKPAAENPKAEAPRKTAKKAA, from the coding sequence ATGCGGATTATAGCTTTCGTTACGCAAAAGGGCGGCGCCGGCAAGAGCACGCTTGCCAGCAGCGTCGCCGTGACGGCGTCTTCCGCCGGCGAGCGCGTCGCGGTCATCGACCTCGATCCGCTTCAGACTCTGGTGACGTGGTCGGCGACGCGCAACGACTCCATCTCCGTCGAGCACGCGCCGCCGGCGAAGCTGAAGACGCTCCTTGCCGCGCTCGAGAAGAAGGGCGTCACGCTGGTCGTCATCGACGCGCCCGGCCAGGGCGGCGAGGAGACGCTCGCCGCCATTCGCGCGGCGGATCTCTGCATCATTCCGGCGCGCCCCAATGCTTTCGACCTCTGGGCGAGCGAGAAGACGCGCGCGCAGGTGAAGGAGGCCCGCGCCGATTACGCCTTCCTGCTCAACCAGTGCCCGCCCTCGCAGCAGACCGCGCGCGTCGAACTGGGGGCGAAAGCGCTGCAGGCGATCGGCGGGCTGCTGGCGCCGCTGGTTTCCGCCCGCGTCGATTATCAGGAAGCCGCGCGGCTGGGACTCGGCGTGACCGAATATAATCCCGACGGGGTCGCGGCGCTGGAGATGAAGGAGCTGTGGGCCTCGATCAAGCGGCGCCTGCGCCGCGCCGCGAAACAGCCGGAAAAGCCCGCAGCTGAAAATCCGAAAGCCGAGGCGCCCAGGAAGACGGCGAAAAAAGCCGCCTGA